A genome region from Leifsonia sp. Root112D2 includes the following:
- a CDS encoding helix-turn-helix domain-containing protein, giving the protein MSGAVEPGSGIRCRLDELLDEREMTLTELSRRVGVSIVNLSVLKNDRAKAIRFSTLEAICAALDCEVGELLVTTTDATHRAP; this is encoded by the coding sequence GTGAGCGGGGCAGTCGAGCCGGGCAGCGGCATCCGGTGTCGGCTCGACGAGTTGCTCGACGAGCGCGAGATGACGCTCACCGAGTTGAGCCGCCGTGTCGGGGTGAGCATCGTCAACCTGTCTGTGCTGAAGAACGACCGTGCGAAGGCGATTCGATTCTCAACGCTCGAGGCCATCTGCGCCGCGCTCGACTGCGAGGTGGGCGAACTGCTCGTCACCACGACGGATGCGACGCATCGCGCCCCGTGA